In the genome of Desulfovibrio desulfuricans, one region contains:
- a CDS encoding Trm112 family protein, which yields MPMETNELLQILACPKCLGNLVALEDNGSVAAFACKVCGVAYPVRDNIPIMLVEESVPLDEWNRQHPAAREKA from the coding sequence ATGCCAATGGAAACCAACGAACTGCTCCAGATTCTGGCCTGCCCCAAATGCCTGGGCAACCTTGTGGCTCTAGAAGACAACGGCTCCGTCGCCGCCTTTGCCTGCAAAGTTTGCGGCGTGGCCTACCCGGTGCGGGACAACATTCCCATCATGCTGGTTGAAGAATCCGTCCCGCTGGACGAATGGAACAGGCAACACC
- a CDS encoding PHP domain-containing protein, which translates to MNFIDLHTHSSASDGTDPPAQLVAKAHAAGLAAVAITDHDTLSGLDEGQRVGRELGIEVVRGCEISTGTELGELHILGLWLPEKPQLLLEKLSWLRERRAERNTGIVKKLQDLGYDICMDEVLAAAKGESVGRPHIAEVLLRKGFAKDVRQVFKEFLGSRGKAYLPKTVLEPDESVRLLVSMGATVCLAHPLLWKAPAGWLDSMVARLKDYGLSAIEAYHSEHSDADVRTCLALAKRFDLGVSGGSDYHGSNKPSIRLGQGYGGLRVSLSVLQGLKERRSAAGLNI; encoded by the coding sequence ATGAATTTTATAGATTTGCACACGCACTCCTCTGCCTCCGACGGCACGGACCCCCCCGCCCAGCTTGTGGCCAAGGCCCATGCCGCGGGTCTTGCGGCCGTTGCCATTACCGACCACGACACCCTTTCGGGACTGGATGAAGGGCAGCGGGTCGGGCGCGAGCTTGGCATTGAGGTGGTGCGCGGGTGCGAAATTTCTACCGGTACGGAACTGGGCGAGTTGCATATACTCGGCCTTTGGCTGCCTGAAAAGCCGCAACTCCTGCTGGAAAAACTGAGCTGGCTGCGCGAGCGCCGCGCCGAGCGCAACACGGGCATTGTAAAAAAACTGCAGGATCTCGGCTATGACATCTGCATGGATGAGGTGCTGGCGGCCGCCAAGGGCGAAAGCGTAGGTCGGCCGCATATCGCCGAAGTATTGCTGCGCAAGGGCTTTGCCAAGGATGTGCGGCAGGTATTTAAGGAATTTTTGGGCAGCAGGGGCAAGGCCTATCTGCCAAAGACCGTGTTGGAGCCAGATGAAAGCGTGCGCTTGCTGGTCTCGATGGGGGCCACCGTATGCCTGGCGCACCCCCTGCTGTGGAAGGCCCCGGCCGGGTGGCTGGATTCCATGGTGGCGCGTCTCAAAGACTACGGGCTCAGCGCCATTGAGGCCTACCACAGCGAGCACTCCGACGCGGACGTTCGCACCTGTCTGGCCCTGGCCAAGCGGTTTGACCTTGGCGTTTCGGGCGGTTCGGACTATCACGGATCAAACAAGCCCTCCATCCGGCTGGGCCAGGGATACGGGGGCTTACGCGTAAGCTTGTCTGTGCTCCAGGGTCTGAAAGAACGCCGCAGCGCCGCAGGCCTCAACATCTGA
- a CDS encoding GNAT family N-acetyltransferase gives MRILHKQQHLPPLEGPRLQPHPFRGAGVPPDEHDGAPLVPVARPERGSAAQGVAAPHREAPTIKDIGTESFELRQLGEDDFEEFEALLRYAFQVSTSEMARIGWSDMEMKQSKMPIFEASYVMGWFYKGHLASQIVIYPMEVNIQGEICKMGGVTGVATYPEYTGRGLIHSLIGKSLEYMRSQQQIVSYLCPYSIPLYRKHGWEIVSDKMTFSIKDTQLPKRHAVEGQIERVDIECEDLHRVYKYFALQEHGALVRSKLEWEEYWRWDSDDVMAAVYYSADAKPLGYVIYYIENEVFSIKEMVYLNQEAKYGIWNYISAHFSMITKVEGANYTGEPIAFQFEDSEIDESIQPYAMARIVDVQRFIEQYTFQFEDPKLNLELEVSDVMAPWNNGIFHVSWRDGRTLCEKVNNWSTGHRLSLDIKTLTTMLMGYKRPTYLYNNDRIDMDYHLLKTLETLISPDKPYFSDYF, from the coding sequence ATGCGTATTCTTCATAAACAGCAGCATCTTCCCCCACTTGAGGGGCCACGCCTGCAGCCGCATCCTTTCCGCGGAGCGGGGGTTCCCCCGGACGAACACGACGGCGCACCACTTGTGCCCGTTGCCCGACCCGAGCGCGGGTCAGCCGCGCAGGGCGTTGCCGCCCCCCACAGAGAAGCCCCGACCATAAAGGACATAGGCACAGAATCCTTTGAGCTGCGCCAGCTTGGCGAAGATGACTTTGAGGAATTTGAGGCCCTGCTGCGCTACGCGTTTCAGGTCAGTACCTCCGAGATGGCCCGCATCGGCTGGTCGGATATGGAGATGAAGCAGTCCAAGATGCCCATTTTTGAGGCGTCGTACGTCATGGGCTGGTTCTATAAGGGACATCTTGCCTCGCAAATAGTCATCTACCCCATGGAAGTGAATATCCAGGGCGAAATATGCAAGATGGGCGGCGTTACCGGCGTGGCTACCTACCCGGAATACACGGGCCGAGGGCTGATACATTCGCTCATTGGCAAGAGTCTTGAGTACATGCGCTCGCAGCAGCAGATCGTCTCGTACCTCTGTCCCTATTCCATCCCTCTGTACCGCAAGCACGGCTGGGAAATTGTCTCGGACAAGATGACCTTTTCCATCAAGGACACCCAGCTGCCCAAGCGCCACGCCGTTGAAGGGCAGATCGAGCGCGTGGACATCGAATGCGAAGACCTGCACAGGGTCTACAAGTACTTTGCCCTGCAGGAGCACGGCGCGCTTGTCCGCAGCAAGCTGGAGTGGGAGGAATACTGGCGCTGGGATTCGGACGACGTTATGGCGGCAGTGTACTACAGCGCCGACGCCAAGCCCCTGGGCTACGTTATTTACTACATAGAAAACGAAGTTTTCAGCATCAAGGAGATGGTCTATCTGAACCAGGAGGCCAAGTACGGCATCTGGAACTACATCAGCGCCCATTTTTCCATGATCACCAAGGTCGAAGGGGCAAACTACACCGGCGAGCCCATTGCCTTTCAGTTTGAAGACAGCGAAATTGACGAGAGCATTCAGCCTTATGCCATGGCCCGCATTGTGGACGTGCAGCGCTTTATCGAGCAGTACACCTTTCAGTTTGAGGACCCCAAACTGAACCTCGAGCTTGAGGTGAGCGACGTTATGGCCCCGTGGAACAACGGTATCTTCCACGTAAGCTGGCGCGATGGCCGCACCTTGTGCGAAAAGGTCAACAACTGGAGCACCGGGCACCGCCTCTCGCTGGACATCAAGACGCTCACGACCATGCTGATGGGCTACAAGCGGCCAACCTATCTCTACAATAATGACCGCATTGATATGGACTACCATCTGCTCAAAACGCTGGAAACGCTGATTTCGCCGGACAAACCGTATTTTTCGGATTACTTCTGA
- the secA gene encoding preprotein translocase subunit SecA: MFGFLFKKFFGSTNDRYLRKLRPMVQRINEFEPQMQQLSDADFPVHIAQYRQQVQGGEKTLEALLPEVFALVREASRRKLGMRHYDVQLVGGIVLHKGKIAEMKTGEGKTLVATLPVVLNALSGKGVHVVTVNDYLAKRDSAWMGQLYEFLGLSTGVIVHGLDDDERKVEYGKDITYGTNNEFGFDYLRDNMKFYANQLVQRGHNFAIVDEVDSILIDEARTPLIISGASDESVGMYRTVDDIVRQLTPEHYTVDEKARTAMLTDEGVARCEELLTLDNLFDPANITAQHHVMQSLKAHLVFKRDVDYIVQDDQVIIVDEFTGRLMAGRRYSDGLHQALEAKEHVTIAAENQTLASITFQNYFRLYEKLSGMTGTADTEAVEFHQIYNLEVVSIPPNKPMIRKDHPDLIYRSRQEKFDAIVEAIAELHKNEQPVLVGTISIETSEMLSHRLAKLGIPHSVLNAKQHEKEAEIVAQAGQRGRVTIATNMAGRGTDIMLGEGVVDLGGLHILGTERHESRRIDNQLRGRSGRQGDPGSSRFYLSLEDDLMRLFGSDRIKGLMEKLGLRDGEAIENAMVTRAVEGAQKRVEAHHFEIRKTLLDYDNVMNQQREVIYTLRRELMVEANLDPVLQEFMSDVLDDVYSPLDSVSIDDQDEARAAAMARLREVFNLDRVLPEDARLPEREETQDIVRGLLDQLKTETGPTYADILRYFLLEELDRCWKEHLRNMDALRDGIGLRGYGQRDPKLEYKREGFEMFQAMLFQIRESVFRALTRIRVRIEPIEEEQQQEQPPVEEPKGTPLTREYRHKESSAPLSYSSGGSITEESHKPAKAGPRIGRNDLCPCGSGKKYKKCCGRES, translated from the coding sequence ATGTTCGGTTTCCTTTTCAAAAAATTCTTCGGCAGCACCAATGACCGTTACTTGCGTAAACTCCGCCCCATGGTGCAGCGCATCAACGAGTTTGAGCCGCAGATGCAGCAGCTGTCGGATGCGGACTTTCCTGTCCACATAGCGCAATACCGCCAGCAGGTACAGGGTGGCGAAAAAACGCTGGAAGCGCTGCTGCCCGAAGTGTTCGCCCTCGTGCGCGAAGCCTCCCGACGCAAGCTGGGCATGCGTCACTACGATGTGCAGCTCGTTGGCGGCATTGTGCTGCACAAGGGCAAGATTGCCGAAATGAAAACCGGCGAAGGCAAAACCCTGGTGGCGACCCTGCCCGTGGTGCTCAACGCCCTGTCGGGCAAGGGCGTGCACGTGGTTACGGTCAACGACTACCTTGCCAAGCGCGACTCGGCCTGGATGGGCCAGCTGTATGAATTTTTGGGCCTGAGCACAGGCGTTATCGTGCACGGGCTGGACGACGACGAACGCAAGGTAGAGTACGGCAAGGACATAACCTACGGTACCAACAACGAGTTCGGCTTCGACTACCTGCGCGACAACATGAAATTTTACGCCAACCAGCTGGTGCAGCGCGGGCACAACTTTGCCATTGTGGACGAAGTGGACTCCATCCTTATCGACGAAGCCAGAACCCCGCTGATCATTTCGGGCGCGTCGGACGAATCGGTGGGCATGTACCGCACGGTGGACGATATTGTGCGCCAGCTCACCCCCGAGCACTACACGGTAGACGAAAAGGCGCGCACCGCCATGCTTACCGACGAGGGCGTGGCCCGTTGCGAAGAACTGCTCACGCTGGACAACCTTTTTGACCCGGCCAATATCACCGCCCAGCACCACGTGATGCAGTCGCTCAAGGCGCACCTGGTTTTCAAGCGCGATGTGGACTACATCGTTCAGGACGACCAGGTCATCATCGTAGACGAGTTTACCGGCCGCCTCATGGCAGGCCGCCGCTACTCCGACGGCCTGCACCAGGCCCTGGAAGCCAAGGAACACGTCACCATCGCCGCCGAAAACCAGACGCTGGCTTCCATCACCTTCCAGAACTACTTCCGCCTTTACGAAAAGCTTTCGGGCATGACCGGCACGGCCGATACCGAAGCTGTCGAATTCCACCAGATATACAACCTTGAGGTTGTTTCCATCCCGCCCAACAAGCCCATGATCCGCAAGGATCACCCCGATCTTATCTACCGCTCGCGGCAGGAAAAGTTCGACGCCATTGTTGAGGCCATTGCAGAGCTGCACAAAAACGAGCAGCCCGTGCTGGTGGGCACCATATCTATTGAAACGTCCGAGATGCTCTCGCACCGGCTGGCAAAGCTCGGCATTCCCCACAGCGTGCTCAACGCCAAACAGCACGAAAAGGAAGCTGAAATCGTCGCCCAGGCCGGCCAGCGAGGTCGCGTGACCATCGCCACCAACATGGCCGGGCGCGGCACGGACATCATGCTGGGCGAAGGTGTTGTAGATCTTGGCGGCCTGCACATTCTCGGCACCGAACGTCACGAGAGCCGCCGCATCGACAACCAGCTGCGCGGCCGCTCGGGCCGTCAGGGCGACCCCGGCTCATCGCGCTTCTACCTGTCGCTTGAGGACGACCTCATGCGTCTTTTTGGCTCGGACCGCATCAAGGGGCTCATGGAAAAGCTGGGCCTGCGCGACGGCGAGGCCATTGAAAACGCCATGGTCACCCGCGCTGTCGAAGGCGCCCAAAAGCGCGTGGAAGCCCACCACTTTGAAATCCGCAAAACCCTGCTCGATTACGACAACGTCATGAACCAGCAGCGCGAGGTTATCTACACCCTGCGCCGCGAATTGATGGTTGAGGCGAACCTTGACCCCGTGCTGCAGGAATTTATGAGCGACGTGCTGGACGACGTGTACAGCCCCCTCGACTCTGTTTCCATTGACGATCAGGACGAAGCCCGCGCGGCGGCCATGGCCCGTCTGCGCGAGGTGTTCAACCTTGACCGCGTGCTGCCCGAAGATGCCCGCCTGCCCGAGCGCGAAGAAACCCAGGATATTGTGCGCGGCCTCCTCGACCAGCTCAAGACGGAGACCGGCCCCACCTATGCAGACATCCTGCGCTACTTTTTGCTGGAAGAACTGGACCGCTGCTGGAAGGAGCACCTGCGCAACATGGACGCCCTGCGCGACGGCATAGGCCTGCGCGGCTACGGCCAGCGCGACCCCAAGCTGGAGTACAAGCGCGAAGGCTTTGAAATGTTCCAGGCCATGCTTTTCCAGATTCGCGAAAGCGTGTTCCGCGCCCTCACGCGCATACGCGTGCGCATCGAACCCATTGAAGAAGAACAGCAGCAGGAACAGCCCCCCGTTGAAGAACCCAAGGGCACCCCGCTGACCCGCGAATACCGCCACAAGGAGAGCAGCGCCCCGCTTTCCTACTCCAGCGGCGGCAGCATTACTGAAGAATCCCACAAACCTGCCAAGGCTGGACCGCGCATTGGCCGCAACGATCTTTGCCCTTGCGGCAGCGGCAAAAAATACAAAAAATGCTGCGGGCGAGAAAGTTAG
- a CDS encoding tetratricopeptide repeat protein, with amino-acid sequence MVSDDQAFCTQLRLTLAKEMGLTAQSIFTALADPRLMLRELRDIMARHPAPLVFIERSIGGRDLSFLVSQIKQAFSAIKIIVLTSDVQRDRLMLLHEVGADNFIAKPVSANTLIEKMAFTLKPQSKLGQVIDMAKKLLTMKKYDMALTACQKVLALKPGSAAAFLVMGDVFRATQQYDKARMAYESAAKSADLYLAPLQRLAEMYEEIGDIPQQVRYLEKLDSLSPLNVDRKVSLGEAHFANGDMDKAEAFFERAVVQMNREAADGLSALSSRIAGIYGERAPEMAEKFLRSSLEAKGKRLSRGDLSLFNQLGISLRRQGRWQDAITEYKRASKIAPDDPTLYYNVGMAFAEGADFLQAKANLVKALDLEPEMVKTNASIACNFGAIFLQSGDRDRAAQFFSQALEIKPGMKLALQGLQRAQTKS; translated from the coding sequence GTGGTCAGTGACGATCAGGCATTCTGCACCCAGCTGCGCCTGACCCTGGCCAAGGAGATGGGGCTTACCGCCCAGAGCATATTTACGGCCCTGGCCGATCCGCGCCTGATGCTGCGCGAGCTGCGCGACATCATGGCCCGGCATCCCGCCCCTCTTGTCTTTATAGAGCGCAGCATCGGCGGTCGTGACCTCAGCTTTTTGGTAAGCCAGATCAAACAGGCCTTCAGCGCGATCAAAATCATTGTGCTCACGAGCGATGTGCAGCGCGACCGGCTCATGCTGCTGCACGAAGTCGGCGCTGACAACTTTATTGCCAAACCGGTTTCGGCCAATACGCTTATTGAAAAAATGGCCTTTACCCTCAAGCCGCAGAGCAAGCTTGGGCAGGTCATCGATATGGCAAAAAAGCTGCTGACCATGAAAAAATACGACATGGCCCTTACTGCCTGCCAAAAGGTGCTCGCCCTCAAACCGGGCAGCGCGGCGGCGTTTCTGGTTATGGGCGATGTTTTTCGCGCCACGCAGCAGTACGACAAGGCCCGCATGGCGTACGAATCGGCCGCAAAATCCGCAGATCTGTACCTGGCCCCCCTGCAGCGCCTTGCCGAAATGTACGAAGAAATCGGCGATATCCCCCAGCAGGTGCGCTACCTCGAAAAACTCGACTCGCTTTCGCCGCTCAATGTCGACCGCAAGGTCAGCCTGGGCGAGGCCCATTTTGCCAATGGCGACATGGATAAAGCAGAGGCTTTTTTTGAAAGGGCAGTCGTGCAGATGAACCGCGAGGCAGCCGACGGACTCAGCGCGCTTTCGAGCCGTATTGCCGGCATCTATGGCGAGCGTGCCCCCGAAATGGCCGAAAAATTTCTGCGCAGCAGTCTTGAGGCCAAGGGCAAACGCCTTAGCAGGGGCGATCTGTCGCTCTTTAACCAGCTTGGCATCAGCCTGCGCAGGCAGGGCCGCTGGCAGGACGCCATTACCGAATACAAGCGCGCCAGCAAAATCGCCCCCGACGATCCCACGCTCTATTATAATGTAGGCATGGCCTTTGCCGAAGGCGCGGATTTTCTTCAGGCCAAGGCCAACCTGGTAAAGGCGCTGGATCTGGAGCCGGAAATGGTCAAGACCAACGCTTCCATCGCCTGCAACTTTGGGGCAATATTTTTGCAGTCGGGCGATCGTGACCGGGCCGCCCAGTTTTTTTCGCAGGCGCTGGAAATAAAGCCCGGCATGAAGCTGGCCCTGCAAGGCCTGCAACGGGCACAGACAAAAAGCTAA
- the rpsJ gene encoding 30S ribosomal protein S10, with protein MTTVSSDRIRIKLKAYDYRILDKAVAEIVDTARNTGAGVAGPIPLPTNIHKYTVQRSVHVDKKSREQFEMRIHKRLMDILEPTQQTVDALGKLSLPAGVDVEIKL; from the coding sequence ATGACGACAGTTAGCAGCGATCGCATTCGGATCAAGCTCAAAGCCTACGATTACCGCATTCTGGATAAAGCCGTTGCGGAAATCGTGGATACGGCGCGCAATACCGGTGCCGGTGTGGCGGGACCAATTCCCCTGCCCACCAACATTCACAAGTACACCGTGCAGCGTTCCGTGCATGTGGACAAAAAGTCCCGTGAGCAGTTTGAAATGCGCATTCACAAGCGGCTCATGGATATCCTGGAACCCACGCAGCAGACCGTCGACGCGCTGGGCAAGCTTTCGTTGCCCGCCGGTGTGGACGTAGAAATCAAGCTCTAG
- the rplC gene encoding 50S ribosomal protein L3, with protein sequence MAEKMGILGRKLGMTRIFDGAGAAVPVTVIEAGPCPVTQVKTADTDGYNAVQIAMTPAKEKHTPKALQGHFAKAGKGLFRHLREIRLSGAPEQELGQELTVEIFAAGEKVKVTGTSMGKGYQGRMRRWNFAGSKDTHGCEKVHRNNGSIGNNTFPGHVFKGRKMAGHWGNETVTELGLTIVDVRPEDNVILVKGSVPGPKNGLVLIRKQ encoded by the coding sequence ATGGCTGAGAAAATGGGAATTTTGGGTCGCAAACTCGGTATGACCCGCATATTTGACGGCGCTGGCGCAGCCGTGCCTGTCACGGTGATTGAGGCCGGTCCGTGCCCCGTCACCCAGGTCAAAACCGCGGATACTGACGGCTACAACGCCGTGCAGATCGCGATGACCCCCGCTAAGGAAAAGCACACCCCCAAGGCTTTGCAGGGGCACTTTGCCAAGGCAGGCAAGGGGCTTTTCCGTCACCTGCGCGAAATCCGCCTTTCGGGCGCGCCGGAGCAGGAGCTGGGTCAGGAACTGACCGTTGAAATTTTCGCCGCTGGCGAAAAGGTCAAGGTTACCGGCACCAGCATGGGTAAGGGCTATCAGGGCCGCATGCGTCGCTGGAACTTCGCAGGTTCCAAAGACACCCACGGCTGCGAAAAGGTGCACCGCAACAATGGTTCCATTGGTAACAACACCTTTCCTGGCCACGTATTCAAGGGTCGGAAAATGGCGGGCCATTGGGGCAATGAAACCGTTACGGAATTGGGCCTGACCATCGTTGACGTGCGTCCTGAGGACAACGTCATTCTGGTCAAAGGTTCCGTGCCCGGCCCCAAGAACGGGCTGGTGCTGATCCGCAAGCAGTAG
- the rplD gene encoding 50S ribosomal protein L4 translates to MATVKVYDQNKQESGEVTLASDVFEIEVRPEILNLVARAQMAAKRAGTHMVKTRALVSGGGVKPWKQKGTGRARSGSNRSPIWRGGAIIFGPSPRDYSFKVNSKVRALAMKMALSSRLADETLMVVKGIELPEAKTKHFAKVADTLGLSKALIVAPAEDSALTRSARNIPGLTLTTVDRLSVLEILKHKQLVLLEGAVESVQARFAKKGA, encoded by the coding sequence ATGGCTACCGTTAAAGTATATGACCAGAACAAGCAGGAAAGCGGTGAAGTTACGCTTGCTTCCGACGTGTTCGAAATCGAGGTGAGGCCCGAAATCCTCAATCTCGTGGCGCGTGCCCAGATGGCGGCTAAACGCGCAGGAACGCATATGGTTAAGACCCGCGCGCTGGTTTCCGGCGGCGGCGTCAAGCCCTGGAAGCAGAAGGGTACGGGCCGTGCCCGTTCCGGCTCCAACCGTTCGCCCATTTGGCGCGGTGGTGCCATCATCTTCGGACCCAGCCCGCGTGATTACAGTTTCAAGGTTAACAGCAAGGTGCGCGCCCTGGCCATGAAGATGGCCCTTTCAAGCCGCCTGGCTGACGAAACCCTGATGGTGGTTAAGGGTATTGAACTGCCCGAAGCCAAAACCAAGCATTTTGCCAAGGTTGCCGACACGTTGGGCCTCTCTAAGGCTCTCATCGTGGCACCCGCCGAAGACAGCGCGCTGACCCGTTCGGCCCGCAATATTCCGGGTCTCACCCTGACCACTGTCGATCGCCTTAGCGTGCTTGAAATCCTCAAGCACAAGCAGCTTGTGCTGCTTGAGGGCGCTGTCGAGTCTGTTCAGGCGCGTTTCGCTAAGAAGGGGGCGTAA
- the rplW gene encoding 50S ribosomal protein L23, with protein sequence MEITSVLLKPLLTEKTTLIKDEAQQVAFMVHTLANKLEIKQAVEKAFDVKVEAVNVVRRAPMNRERQGRVVGRKPGWKKAYVTLRQGDKIEFFEGV encoded by the coding sequence ATGGAAATCACTTCTGTTCTGCTCAAGCCCCTGCTGACCGAAAAGACGACCTTGATCAAGGACGAAGCCCAACAGGTGGCCTTTATGGTCCACACCCTGGCCAATAAGCTTGAGATCAAGCAGGCCGTGGAAAAGGCTTTTGACGTTAAAGTGGAAGCGGTCAACGTTGTGCGCCGCGCCCCTATGAACAGGGAGCGCCAGGGTCGCGTTGTAGGCCGTAAGCCCGGCTGGAAGAAAGCGTATGTTACGCTGCGCCAGGGCGATAAAATTGAGTTCTTCGAGGGAGTGTAA
- the rplB gene encoding 50S ribosomal protein L2 gives MAVRKLKPTSAGRRFQTVSDFEEITRTRPEKSLTEGLNKKAGRNNLGRVTSRRRGGGVKRLYRIIDFKRDKTGVEATVAHIEYDPNRTARIALLHYSDGEKRYILAPVGLKQGDKIMSGINDRNGVVADIKPGNALQMARIPVGTVVHNVELYPGKGGQMCRAAGTYAQLVAKEGNYALLRLPSGEVRKVLATCVATVGQVGNVHHETISLGKAGRNRWLGRRPKVRGVAMNPIDHPLGGGEGRSSGGRHPVSPWGMPAKGYKTRDKKKASSRLIIKRRGQK, from the coding sequence ATGGCTGTCCGCAAGCTGAAACCGACCTCCGCGGGGCGTCGCTTCCAGACGGTTTCCGACTTTGAGGAAATCACCCGGACGCGCCCTGAGAAGTCGCTCACCGAAGGCCTTAACAAAAAGGCCGGCCGCAACAATCTGGGTCGCGTTACCAGCCGTCGTCGTGGCGGCGGTGTAAAGCGTCTGTACCGCATCATCGACTTCAAGCGCGACAAGACCGGCGTTGAAGCCACTGTTGCGCACATTGAATACGATCCTAACCGTACCGCCCGTATTGCGCTTCTGCACTATTCGGACGGCGAAAAGCGCTACATCCTCGCTCCGGTTGGTCTGAAACAGGGTGACAAGATCATGTCCGGCATCAACGATCGCAATGGCGTCGTGGCCGACATCAAGCCCGGTAACGCTCTGCAGATGGCCCGCATCCCCGTGGGTACTGTTGTGCATAATGTCGAGCTGTACCCCGGCAAGGGCGGGCAGATGTGCCGTGCCGCCGGTACCTACGCCCAGCTGGTCGCCAAAGAGGGCAACTACGCCCTGCTGCGTCTGCCCTCGGGCGAAGTGCGCAAGGTGCTTGCCACCTGCGTGGCTACTGTGGGTCAGGTGGGCAATGTGCACCACGAAACCATCTCTCTGGGCAAAGCTGGCCGCAATCGTTGGCTGGGTCGTCGTCCCAAGGTTCGCGGCGTTGCCATGAACCCCATCGACCACCCCCTGGGCGGCGGCGAAGGCAGAAGCTCTGGTGGCCGTCATCCTGTGTCGCCTTGGGGTATGCCTGCCAAGGGTTACAAGACCCGCGACAAGAAGAAGGCCTCTTCCCGGCTGATCATCAAACGCCGCGGCCAGAAGTAG
- the rpsS gene encoding 30S ribosomal protein S19 produces MPRSLKKGPFVDAHVMKKVDSAVANSDRRVLKTWSRRSTILPEMVGLTFAVHNGKKFVPVFVTENMVGHKLGEFSPTRTFHGHAADKKAKAGKK; encoded by the coding sequence ATGCCGAGATCGTTGAAAAAAGGGCCGTTTGTTGACGCCCATGTAATGAAGAAGGTCGACAGCGCGGTGGCCAACAGTGACCGCCGCGTGCTCAAGACCTGGTCGCGCCGCTCGACCATCCTGCCCGAAATGGTGGGACTGACCTTTGCGGTGCATAATGGCAAGAAGTTCGTGCCGGTGTTCGTCACCGAAAACATGGTCGGCCACAAGCTGGGCGAATTTTCGCCCACTCGTACCTTCCATGGGCATGCCGCCGATAAAAAGGCCAAGGCCGGCAAGAAGTAG
- the rplV gene encoding 50S ribosomal protein L22, whose translation MESKAIAKFQRVSPRKTRLVAKNVQGMGVEEAMNLLRFTPNKPAGVLFGVLKSALANASQLGGVDVDAMVVKEIVVNEGPTWKRFMPRAQGRATKIHKRTSHITVILAEGQE comes from the coding sequence ATGGAATCTAAAGCTATTGCAAAATTCCAGCGCGTTTCGCCGCGCAAGACCCGTCTTGTGGCCAAGAACGTGCAGGGCATGGGAGTGGAGGAGGCTATGAACCTTCTGCGCTTCACGCCCAACAAGCCCGCTGGCGTGCTTTTCGGCGTGCTCAAAAGCGCGTTGGCCAATGCCTCGCAGCTGGGCGGCGTTGATGTGGATGCCATGGTGGTGAAAGAAATCGTGGTCAACGAAGGCCCCACCTGGAAGCGCTTCATGCCCCGGGCTCAGGGCCGGGCGACCAAGATTCACAAGCGCACCAGCCACATCACCGTTATACTCGCAGAAGGGCAGGAATAG
- the rpsC gene encoding 30S ribosomal protein S3, producing MGQKVHPFGFRLGYNKNWQSRWFSKKEYPAFVYEDSKIRTFVKKLLFHAGVSKIEIERAGGKVRLILSTARPGIVIGRKGVEIEKLRNDLRQKFGREFSLEVNEIRRPEVDAQLVAENIAQQLERRVAFRRAMKRTVSMARKFGGEGIKVTCAGRLAGAEIARTEWYRDGRVPLQTLRADIDYGFAEAHTTYGIIGVKVWIYKGEILDKEVDQ from the coding sequence ATGGGTCAGAAAGTACATCCGTTCGGGTTCCGGCTTGGGTACAACAAGAATTGGCAGTCCCGCTGGTTCAGCAAGAAGGAATACCCTGCCTTTGTCTATGAAGACAGCAAGATCCGCACGTTCGTGAAGAAGCTCCTGTTTCACGCCGGGGTTTCCAAAATCGAAATCGAACGTGCAGGCGGCAAGGTACGGCTTATCCTTTCCACCGCTCGCCCCGGTATTGTTATCGGCCGCAAGGGTGTGGAAATTGAAAAGCTCCGCAACGACCTTCGTCAGAAGTTCGGTCGCGAGTTCTCTCTTGAAGTGAACGAAATCCGTCGCCCCGAAGTGGACGCCCAGCTGGTGGCCGAAAACATCGCCCAGCAGCTTGAGCGCCGCGTGGCCTTCCGGCGCGCCATGAAGCGCACCGTGTCCATGGCCCGCAAGTTTGGCGGCGAAGGCATCAAGGTAACCTGCGCTGGTCGTCTGGCTGGTGCAGAAATCGCCCGTACCGAATGGTACCGCGATGGCCGCGTGCCCTTGCAGACCCTGCGCGCCGACATCGACTACGGCTTTGCCGAAGCGCACACCACCTATGGCATCATCGGTGTCAAGGTGTGGATCTATAAGGGTGAAATCCTTGACAAAGAGGTAGATCAGTAA